ATtcattgacatgtttcttgctactttatgttgtatatttattacatgagatttccagttcattttatcatctattattacacccaaaaatgtgttttattttacccgTTCAATATTTACTCagtctatctgtatttgtgtttgactttctcttctactgttaccaaatagggggtggcgggggtgtatattgtagcgtcccggaagagttagtgctgcaaggggttctgggtatttgttctattgtgtttatgttgtgttacggtgcggatgttctcccaaattgtgtttgtcgttcttgtttggtgtgggttcacagtgtggcgcatatttgtaacagtgttaaagttgtttatacagacaccctcagtgtgacctgtatggctgttgaccaagattgtgtgtgtgtgtgtgtgtgtgtgtgtgtgtgtgtgtgtgtgtgtgtgtgtgtgtgtgtgtgtgtgtgtgtgtgtgtgtgtgtgtgtgtgtgtgtgtgtgtgtgtgtgtgtgtgtgtgtgtgtgtgtgtgtgtgtgtgtgtgtgtgagtgaagccgtatatattatgtgactgggccggcacgtaaaggcaatattgttgtctgggtggaaattcgggagaatggttgccccgggagattttcaggaggggcactgaaattcaggagtctcccgggaaaatggagagggttggcaagtatgactgagagacgcaactgctctgtacttctccctacgtccgtgtaccactccgtacagcggcgttttaaaaagtcataaatgtcactttttatataataatttccgatattacattttaaagcatttatcggccgataatatcttatcggacatctctaattttaagggcaccttatagtccgaagagTACTGTAATAATATATCTCAATGATTAACTATTTTGGTGTACAGAAATGGCTTTGGACACCTATTTGCTGTagccacaatattaggtacacctgcacagtctagtagcaaaataacttgtttataaATCAGTATTTAGAGGTTTTATAGCTGCATTTGAAAATAAGGGACACTTGTGGTGGTTTTGTGCCCACAGTCCTTCAGCTTTAAGACCCAGAAGGAGGTGTGTACATCATGTGACAAGACGGTCTACCCCATGGAGAGACTGGTGGCCAACAACCAGGTCTTCCACTCCACCTGCTTCTGCTGCAAGCACTGCAACGCCAAGCTCAGGTGAGCCGACGTGTCTTTTTAAATGATCCGCCAAGCCTCGACTGTGTGCGCGTGACcatgtcctcctcctcctcctcctcctcttcatcttcctcttcctccagCCTGGGCAACTTTGCCGCTCTCCAGGGCGAGTTCTACTGCAAGCCTCATTTCCAGCAGCTGTTCAAGAGCAAAGGCAACTACGACGAGGGCTTCGGACGCAAGCAGCACAAGGAGCGCTGGGCCTCCAAGGAGACGGACAACATCACCAAGACGGCGTGAAAACTGGCGTCCGCAGCACGGTGACATCACCCGCCCACTAGcttattcttcttcttttaaACGCCACAACCGCTTGGAAATCACTTCACAACACTTTCAACAAACCTCCGTGTTCTTTTTCCCCTTCATGACCAAAACCTTCTCTGTCGTACGAGCGGGAACATGTAACTATTTTTCATTGTTGTTGTTCATATGAATGATTTGCACCCATTTTGTATTCTGTATGATCATGCaaacgccacacacacacacacacacacacacacacacacacacacacacacacacaaacacacacgtgcaCTCAGGTCAACTTTCTTTACTGGCAGTGTCCCCCAAGGATTTTATAAAGGTTTTTACTTtggctcagtggttctcaaactgttttcaCCAAGTCCCACCTCTTAAAACACCATAATAACCAACAGtaagatacagtagtgtagtaggcttacgcattcattaaaaacagcggttttatttagcaagtatatttaatattttgagcCACTTTTAACATTACAagcggtttgaacagtaacactgtgtttgaatttgttattaattttaccactacagtttgagaatcactgctttagCTCATTTAAAAACCGCCGTAACCGTTCTGAGGTGCGCCCATGCCGCACCCGGGGGGGTCCAACAGGGTACGCGATGTTACTAGGCAACAGCTCACCTCGCGGGTTTGCGTCATTCCGACGTTGGGTAACTGTTCTTGTTATTTATTGTTTGTGTTCTCTTGAGGTTGCGTTCACACTCGTGTTCGGTGCTGAAATGGCAAATATCCCTCGCCACATCGCACTTAAGTTTTTTTTAACGCATATTTGATGTATTTTAGGCCTAAATTGACTATATAGTACAGTAGTATCGGCCACTCGGTGAGACTAAACCAGAGTGCACTGTTCAGTAtcctggccactgattggctcagcctaagGCAGCATTTAGCCCCGCCTCTACGagcgtattgattgattgattgaaacttttatgagtaaattgcacagttcagtacatattccgtacaattgaccactaaatgataacacccgaataagtttttcaacttgtttaagtcggggtccacgtaatcaattgaTGGTAAAGGTGACACCATCAGTGTTTCAAGTTGAGGGCTTTCATAATGGTAAAAAAATAGCTTTATAAAATAttcaatttattaataataattcctactttgGTCAGGTTCGGAACCAactaacagcgataaacaaggtTTTACTTTATGTAAAGAAATGTGTTTGAAGGGTCGTCCTCTGCTCTCTCCGTCCGTGGGTGCAACAACGCCGCTCTTGAAAAGCATATTTTACCACCTTTTGTCctccagaataaaaaaataacccaTTAGACAGCATTTTGGTTTGGAGTGcagtcaaacaaacaaaaaagcagTTTTGCcattaaaatgtaaacatttttttatttatcaatccaacaaattaatacacaataataccataataatacaattccaattccaaaaccaaacccagcagCATTcaaaatagcaatcaacagagtgattgagaggacacacaaacatgacacaaaacaatccaaaagtagtcaaacaaaaatgaataatatcaacaacagtatcaatattaataagaattccaacatagtgattagaaatccctcattgacattatcatcacagccatttataaaaaatattttataaaaataattttttattaatagtgtcacagtggcttacacttgcatcgcatctcctaagcttgacaacacattgtgtccaatattttccacaaagataaaataagtcatattttaggttcatttaatagttaaaacaaatttaaataatgaaaaaattTCAATCTAATGAACCCGTCccagaaaataatatttttacatgcagaaaacatgaACTACGTATAAATGGACTTTTAATATTGCTttcccttcaatcaatcaatcaatcaatgtttatttatatagccctaaatcacaagtgtctcaaagggctgcacaagccacaacaacatcctcggtacaaagcccacataagggcaagaaaaactcaccccagtgggacgtcgatgtgaatgactatgaaatTGATTGGAGAATAAATTGGAGACTCTTgagcggagagagagagagagagagagagagagagagaaatggaTCGGCCATGTTTGCTGCAagttcaaagtgctggcactcgcaactttttttGGCCTCTGGGTGAATTATCACAGCTATTTTGTTTGGTCGTACGCTGAGTAGGAGGGTAAATGAAAGTCTTCTATGAAAACCCACCCCGTACAATAAGTGGGGTGTATGAAAACACAGGTCAGGAAGCGTACTAAGCTTTACCTTATTGAAATTTGTCCCGTAACAAAGATACCAGTGTGACCGATGAGCCAATCACACCGAGTGTTTTTTGATTCTGTAGCAGAATACGGAAGCACGAGTGTGGACGCATCCGTCGTCCTAACGTGCACGTTGTTGGTACGAGCTGGTCCTGACGGCCTTATTTTAATACGCTCTCAGCCTTTCGTATCCTCCTCTCGCTTTCGTTTTCTCCCCAGAGCAAGCGCTTGGACCGAGTTGATGTTTTCCCTTTTTTCTCTGAGCCGTCGTCCCTGCCAGCCTCAGATTGTTTTTGTAAAGTATCTGTACATACAGCTGTACTTTGTGATTGCTCATcatccccccacccccaccctcctTCATTCGCCACTTTGAACCCCCGTGTCGTGTTGTCCAAGGACGACCATGGTTGGAGGAAAACAGTTGTGCCATCTTGCAAGGGTGGGAATCATTGTGCAGCGAACGATTCGATTCGgagtcgattctcgattcaaataaTGAACATTTTTCAAAACAGGCAAGGAGATGGTctctaaacatttttttaaaaatgtgttcttataaatggattttttaaaataatgaatcTAGTTAGAATCGAGATGTATAGGAATCGAATGTgaatcgggttttttttgtgtgcatctCCCACCATTTTGTCGTTTAATCTTTTTTAATAATTGCCTTCCTTTTAACTTATTAGCTAACATTAGCCATTAGCACCTGGACCTATGTACTATTTCTTGATCTTTtccctcaaaaaaaaaagaaaaaaaaaagtggtggcTGACAAGAGTGTGGATCCGCCTCCAACAAATGGAGTCTTGCATGCTGCATGTGATAGTGCTGAGCGCCCCCTGCTGGGCAAGAATCCAATGTGAGTTTTTACGTTTTTAAATTCAAAaggcctttttttccccccactttgGAACAAGTTGCCTCACAAGTCCGCAGTGTTGCGACTGAACCTGGTCTTATGTTACGCTGAGACTTGACTGACACTTGAATGACTCGGTTATCTTACGTTTGCAAAAGGAACGCTTTACTGTGAATTAAACACGCTGTGAGGTGAGAAAAATATAAAACGGatggattttttgtttttatttccaacAATAAGAAGCCTTAGAAATGGTAACGCGAACACAAAGGAGACTTAAATGTTCTGATCatgccttttttttccccccccaaaagCAGACTCACTCCACATTCCTAAACATGACTCCACTCGACCAGCAGCTGTTTGTCATCCCACAAAATACTGTATAATACTTCTTCTAACTCTGTCAAACGTGCGTGACGATGTCTTTTTTAATATTTGAATGCTTTAAAAATCAAAGTTGTTGTATGTGGAAATGCTGTCTTTCATCAGTCGCCAAGGTACAACTGCGACCGCTGGTCAGGTGAATgactgacaaaaaaacaaaaaattctgtCATGTTTGTTTCCGTGCGACATTTTTTGACTTGGACTTTAATGTTAAATGCTGTTGTCATGGAGACCTTTTTAAATGTATGCCTCATGGGAAATGTGAGTCCACGTAACACACTTGACCGGTGGATTGAGGTGGCCTTACAGCAAAAGAACGCTCAGATTGTTTTTGCAGtctttcttcttctccttatTTGACTTataaattgcatttttaaagcgCCCGTCATTCTACGCCTCTATTCTGAGCATTTGTCGTGTTTTTttcgtctttttcttttttttttttttacatgctttttaagaaaaaaataaataaaaatgctggTGTTGATTTATTCATCAGACTGAGTCTAATTTTCTTTtggatttgtgtatgtgtgtgttaggaATCTAACGATAAACTGTAATAAAAACTATGGTAAAAGTATtgccattttaaattaaaatgatcgaaaaaccgaGATTGATAACTTCACTTccataaactcacggactgagctcgctagcttaaatgctaacatgaaaaccagagacattaacgtctttccaaaTTAAGAAACAAAATACCCTAAACTTATGTGTAGACACATTACGATTTGAATAACTAAGCTCTTAAAGCTCTGCTCTCTTAGAACTGAATGATCGTTCTATACACAGAGTACGAGACAAaggtgtttttacagtgcgttcaaggaccacAAACAGAGTAGGACACAATGTCCGCCAGAAATATTACATAATAGATATTTGTTAAacacttttaataaaaaaaaaccttagtgTTACAGTACAAAccgatatttaaaacaataaaaggttATCCATTATAACAGATAAAATACTGAGACAGTGTTTTTACGGTGCTTTCAAGGACCACAGACAGAGTTGGACACCAGAAATAATGCATATTTGTTAcacttttaattttaaaaaaaacaacaactttaaagtgctacagtacaaaccaatatttaaaaaaataaaagcttagccattataACAGATAATACTATGACAAAGgcgtttttacggtgcgttcaaggaccacaAACAGAGTAGGACACGATGTGCGCCAGAAAGAATACATAATGGATATTTGTTATgcacttttaattaaaaaaacaaccttaaagTACTACAGtaaaaaccaatatttaaaacaataaaagcttagccattataACCGATAAAATACTGAGAAAAAGGTGTTTTTACGATGCGTTCAAGGACCACATACAGAGTAGGACACAATGTCCGACAGAAATGGTACATAATAGATATTTCTTAATTCCTACacacttttaataaaaaaataaaaaacttaaagtgctacagtacaaaccaatgtttaaaacaataaaaacatagccATTATAACAGATAAAATACTGAGACAAACACTTATCAGTAAAGCATAACAAattcaaaatatgcaaaatagtggcttttctGTCTATTTAattaagttatttatttaaaaaaatacttaaaagatttcagtgataattctggtcacaataaccgtggtgtacaattttaatattgttacataccccgtgtgtgtgtgtgtgtgtgtgtgtgtgtgtgtgtgtgtgtgtgtgtgtgtgtgtgtgtgtgtgtgtgtgactgcacGCCCAAAAAATGCATGTCCTGTTAAATGTAGACTGAAAGTTGTCTATAGGTGGGAATATTAGTGGGAATGGTTGTGTCGATATCTGCCTCCCACACGCCGGCATGCAAACATTTAcaatatatgtaaatacacatttcaCATATTTTCCGTTTCTcctaacatgtccgaaaaggagtaggaagaagcagaactttgTTTTATTCTACCCCTTTTCTACTTCTTagccatttttaacacatttgttcactttctgttctTCCATTAAAATTGGTTTTCTtaaatagttaagtaatttatgatttacattatgagatgaataagactttctctttaaaaaaagttcaaaatgtttatcagggttcttcttccttgtactttgtaaacactttaaatttgcacagtttcttaaactgtatcatattagtacattactACCGTGGAGTTTGTGATGTAATTCCACATACTCATATACTAAAGGTTTGAGGAGTtgaacgtgcatacaaatgttttaaatatttaattacaaGGTTATATTTCCCttttgttgagaattgttgtacattcttgggtagcaagttATCGTTTGCTTTGtagcataattttagctgtttgcaaatgaatATCAGTACATTTTACATATAGAAGCGTCTTTCTAAAAGGGTTTTCAATCAGTAACTTTTGATGTATAAATGTGGTTCTGTTTAACCCTGAAAATGCAACAAAACTCCTTGGCACAGGTGCTTTTTAGTAAATAAAGATATTATGCAAATTTGCTGATTAGAGTGTAAACCAGTGGGTTGGGGTTACTTTACAATCCCACATTTTTGACAATATTTATAATTTGATacttaatgtgttttctttaaatACTTCTGAGGCTATATTCATCAAAAGTTATTGAGAAACGCTTTATTGAATTATTTGACTCTTGTATGTAGTGTATCTCTAGAATATAAGGGTTTCCCTTTTGAATtaaaaaactgaaatacattgacatttgtcaggttcaaacactgatgacatctattaaacagacaagaagcaaggaatcatgcagagacagagttaaatttggctcaatgaggagaacgcatggagctgcacacttagtcccagtctcgccctacgctctaaggtacagctcccgcgtccctctatttactcaggagttccctagtcaacatcactgaggccgcatctaaaaggagtggtcacacatatcatgcaaagcagctccagtacgcacaatacgtgacggaatgtgctggggccttgtgattgccttgtctctgcttcgtctgcgtgctttCATCTTATcctcgttgaggtccttgaagtccttggctgttagcgggctaaaacaaagataacatctgcggctgaggccacccctcagacaagaagttttgtccttgcacagatacaacccacacagcagaagactgctatacggatccgccttcaagtcgcccaacccgcgttactgtcacattcgttttggctccgcctagaggatacagctccgcctctgaaaattgtacggtcagacagctgat
This genomic interval from Entelurus aequoreus isolate RoL-2023_Sb linkage group LG06, RoL_Eaeq_v1.1, whole genome shotgun sequence contains the following:
- the limd2 gene encoding LIM domain-containing protein 2 isoform X2 — protein: MSFSFKTQKEVCTSCDKTVYPMERLVANNQVFHSTCFCCKHCNAKLSLGNFAALQGEFYCKPHFQQLFKSKGNYDEGFGRKQHKERWASKETDNITKTA
- the limd2 gene encoding LIM domain-containing protein 2 isoform X1 produces the protein MDTRSTEDKPVQRSKSFSFKTQKEVCTSCDKTVYPMERLVANNQVFHSTCFCCKHCNAKLSLGNFAALQGEFYCKPHFQQLFKSKGNYDEGFGRKQHKERWASKETDNITKTA